A part of Propioniciclava coleopterorum genomic DNA contains:
- the manB gene encoding phosphomannomutase/phosphoglucomutase (converts mannose-6-phosphate to mannose-1-phosphate; the resulting product is then converted to GDP-mannose by ManC which is then used in the synthesis of mannose-containing glycoconjugates that are important for mediating entry into host cells): MITAAVFKANDIRGLIGGPDAEWDLDGARAVGAAYVRVFDLAGREFVMGRDMRLTGPAVAAAFAEGAREQGASVVDVGLASTDGLWYASGTLGLHGVQFTASHNPAGYNGVKFCLPGAAPVTPEDLVALREVALGPDLPPAPRRGGLRTLDVLDGYAAHLRSLVDLDGMRRLRVVVDAGNGMAGLTTDAVLGPLNLDVVGLYLDLDGTFPHHMPNPLIPENLVDAQRAVRETGADVGLVFDGDADRCFIIDERGEVVTPSVVTALIAGQELAREPGGTIVINTITSRAVGEVVARLGGRLVVSKVGHTSVKAAMAEHDAIFGGEHSAHYYFRDFWGADTGMLAGLNVLAMLGHGDATMSELAARVDGYVPSGELNATVPDAGVVLADVRAAFAGRGVVDDTDGVTVSTDDWWVNVRPSNTEPLVRLNAEARDRATMAALRDEALAIINRRNR, encoded by the coding sequence GTGATCACCGCCGCCGTCTTCAAGGCCAACGACATCCGTGGCCTCATCGGCGGCCCTGACGCCGAGTGGGATCTCGACGGCGCGCGCGCCGTCGGGGCCGCCTACGTCCGCGTGTTCGACCTGGCGGGGCGCGAGTTCGTCATGGGGCGCGACATGCGCCTCACGGGCCCGGCCGTCGCCGCCGCCTTCGCCGAGGGCGCCCGCGAGCAGGGCGCCTCGGTGGTCGACGTCGGGCTGGCCTCGACCGACGGCCTCTGGTACGCCTCCGGGACGCTGGGGCTGCACGGCGTCCAGTTCACCGCGTCCCACAACCCGGCCGGCTACAACGGGGTCAAGTTCTGCCTCCCCGGCGCCGCGCCGGTGACGCCCGAGGACCTGGTGGCCCTGCGCGAGGTGGCGCTCGGCCCCGACCTGCCGCCCGCGCCGCGGCGCGGCGGGCTGCGGACCCTCGACGTGCTGGACGGCTACGCCGCCCACCTGCGCTCGCTGGTCGACCTGGACGGGATGCGGCGGCTCCGGGTCGTGGTGGACGCCGGCAACGGCATGGCCGGGCTGACCACCGACGCGGTGCTCGGCCCCCTGAACCTGGACGTCGTCGGGCTGTACCTCGACCTCGACGGCACCTTCCCCCACCACATGCCCAACCCGCTGATCCCCGAGAACCTGGTGGACGCCCAGCGCGCCGTCCGCGAGACCGGGGCCGACGTCGGGCTCGTGTTCGACGGGGACGCCGACCGCTGCTTCATCATCGACGAGCGGGGCGAGGTCGTCACCCCGTCGGTGGTCACGGCGCTGATCGCCGGCCAGGAGCTCGCCCGCGAGCCGGGCGGCACCATCGTCATCAACACCATCACCTCCCGGGCCGTCGGCGAGGTGGTCGCCCGCCTCGGCGGCCGCCTGGTGGTCAGCAAGGTGGGGCACACCTCGGTGAAGGCGGCGATGGCCGAGCACGACGCGATCTTCGGCGGCGAGCACTCCGCGCACTACTACTTCCGCGACTTCTGGGGCGCCGACACCGGCATGCTCGCCGGGCTGAACGTGCTCGCGATGCTGGGCCACGGCGACGCCACCATGTCCGAGCTGGCCGCCCGGGTGGACGGTTACGTGCCCTCGGGCGAACTCAACGCCACCGTGCCCGACGCCGGCGTGGTGCTCGCCGACGTCCGCGCCGCGTTCGCGGGCCGCGGCGTGGTGGACGACACCGACGGCGTCACCGTCTCCACCGACGACTGGTGGGTCAACGTCCGGCCCTCCAACACCGAGCCGCTGGTCCGGCTCAACGCCGAGGCCCGCGACCGGGCCACCATGGCCGCGCTGCGGGACGAGGCGCTCGCCATCATCAACAGGAGGAACCGATGA
- a CDS encoding DUF3499 domain-containing protein, with protein sequence MKPRLCSKSGCRQAAIATLTYAYADRAAVVGPLALRHEPGSYDLCGDHCAGLSTPRGWELIRLPLDEWEPTPSHDDLLALADAVREVGLTWDAPGAGPADPPQPRVTRRRGHLGVVADLDEAAASLER encoded by the coding sequence GTGAAACCGCGTCTGTGCTCGAAGTCGGGCTGCCGACAGGCGGCGATCGCCACCCTCACGTACGCCTACGCCGACCGCGCGGCGGTCGTGGGACCGCTCGCGCTCCGGCACGAGCCGGGCAGCTACGACCTGTGCGGCGACCACTGCGCGGGGCTGTCGACCCCGCGCGGCTGGGAGCTGATCCGGCTCCCGCTGGACGAGTGGGAGCCCACCCCCAGCCACGACGACCTGCTCGCGCTGGCCGACGCCGTGCGCGAGGTCGGGCTCACCTGGGACGCCCCCGGCGCGGGCCCGGCGGACCCCCCGCAGCCCCGCGTCACGCGCCGCCGCGGCCACCTCGGTGTGGTGGCCGACCTGGACGAGGCTGCCGCTAGTCTTGAGCGGTGA
- a CDS encoding metallopeptidase family protein: MSKRRERHGRVMRGRLALPNPYTGEPVPLARQVPPPAFFTRCVTDALSQIARQCPRALAAMDVGVEDVPPMTQAWVDRVPLAAAVSATPTKNGQVVVFRRPLERRARTRAGLRILVYRTIVEQLSDATGIAIDEIDPGGHREDEED, encoded by the coding sequence ATGAGCAAGCGGCGGGAGCGGCACGGCCGGGTGATGCGCGGGCGGTTGGCCCTTCCGAACCCCTACACCGGTGAGCCCGTGCCCCTGGCGCGTCAGGTGCCGCCGCCGGCGTTCTTCACGCGCTGCGTGACCGACGCGCTCTCCCAGATCGCGCGCCAGTGCCCGCGCGCGCTCGCGGCGATGGATGTCGGGGTGGAGGACGTACCACCGATGACGCAGGCGTGGGTGGATCGGGTGCCGCTCGCCGCGGCGGTGTCGGCCACGCCGACGAAGAACGGTCAGGTGGTGGTGTTCCGGCGACCGCTGGAGCGGCGGGCGCGCACCCGCGCCGGGCTCCGGATCCTCGTCTACCGCACCATCGTGGAGCAGTTGAGCGACGCCACGGGCATCGCGATCGACGAGATCGACCCTGGCGGGCACCGGGAGGACGAGGAGGACTGA
- a CDS encoding WhiB family transcriptional regulator, whose translation MPELIVVLDDEGLLSWQERALCAQTDPEAFFPEKGGSTREAKKVCQTCEVRAECLEYALGHDERFGIWGGLSERERRKLKRRAV comes from the coding sequence ATGCCTGAGCTGATCGTGGTGCTGGACGACGAGGGGCTGTTGAGCTGGCAGGAGCGCGCGCTGTGCGCGCAGACCGACCCCGAGGCGTTCTTCCCCGAAAAGGGCGGTTCGACCCGGGAGGCCAAGAAGGTCTGCCAGACGTGCGAGGTCCGGGCCGAGTGCCTGGAGTACGCGCTGGGTCACGACGAGCGCTTCGGAATCTGGGGCGGGCTGTCGGAGCGGGAGCGGCGCAAGCTCAAGCGCCGCGCCGTCTGA
- a CDS encoding mannose-1-phosphate guanylyltransferase produces MRYVVIMAGGSGTRLWPLSRKGTPKQLLKLIGGRSLLRLAFERARRLVPDDRILVVTGAPYLDEVAADLPEVAPGNLLGEPEGRDSLNAVAWPAAVLAHRDPDAVIAQLTADQLIEPLDAFVEALEEAFDVAEADPRNLVTLGVLPTSPHTGYGYLHRGPALPGFPTACRVLEFREKPDAATAAAYLASGDYWWNAGMFVWRATTVLDQLAALEPDTHAKVSELAAHPDRLNEVFPTLRKTSVDFGIMEPVSQGATDARVVAVALPIQWRDMGGFASLAEVLAADPAGNVVDGDGVLMDAEGNLVINTVPGHVVSLTGVSDMVVVHTPDATLVTTLEGAENVKALVAQVASQAGARYV; encoded by the coding sequence ATGCGCTACGTCGTGATCATGGCCGGCGGTTCCGGCACCCGGCTGTGGCCGCTGTCGCGCAAGGGCACCCCCAAGCAGCTCCTCAAGCTCATCGGCGGCCGCAGCCTGCTGCGCCTGGCGTTCGAGCGGGCGCGGCGGCTCGTGCCCGACGACCGGATCCTGGTGGTGACCGGCGCGCCCTACCTCGACGAGGTCGCCGCCGACCTGCCCGAGGTCGCGCCCGGCAACCTGCTGGGGGAGCCGGAGGGCCGCGACTCCCTCAACGCGGTGGCCTGGCCCGCCGCGGTGCTGGCGCACCGCGACCCGGACGCCGTCATCGCCCAACTGACCGCCGACCAGCTCATCGAGCCGTTGGACGCCTTCGTCGAGGCGCTCGAGGAGGCGTTCGACGTGGCCGAGGCCGATCCCCGCAACCTCGTCACCCTCGGCGTGCTGCCCACCAGCCCGCACACCGGTTACGGGTACCTGCACCGCGGCCCCGCGCTGCCCGGGTTCCCCACCGCGTGCCGGGTCCTGGAGTTCCGGGAGAAGCCGGACGCCGCCACCGCCGCCGCCTACCTCGCCTCGGGCGACTACTGGTGGAACGCCGGGATGTTCGTCTGGCGCGCCACCACCGTGCTGGACCAGCTGGCCGCCCTCGAGCCCGACACCCACGCCAAGGTCAGCGAGTTGGCCGCGCACCCGGATCGCCTCAACGAGGTGTTCCCCACGCTGCGCAAGACCTCGGTCGACTTCGGGATCATGGAGCCGGTCTCCCAAGGGGCGACCGACGCCCGGGTGGTCGCGGTGGCACTGCCGATCCAGTGGCGCGACATGGGCGGCTTCGCCAGCCTCGCCGAGGTGCTCGCCGCCGACCCGGCCGGCAACGTGGTCGACGGCGACGGCGTCCTCATGGACGCCGAGGGCAACCTCGTCATCAACACGGTGCCCGGCCATGTGGTGTCGCTGACCGGCGTCAGCGACATGGTGGTCGTCCACACGCCGGACGCCACCCTCGTCACCACGCTCGAGGGCGCCGAGAACGTCAAGGCCCTCGTGGCGCAGGTGGCCAGCCAGGCCGGCGCCCGCTACGTCTGA
- a CDS encoding TIGR03089 family protein → MTRAARSPGEALRLRASRDGNAPLLTWYGADGARTELSVASFENWVAKTVNLLAESDVEPGAVLRLDVLRDHPAHWMALIWPFAAWDAGASVDLTASAPDLVVTGRSAPEPATSAPGFACSLDAWARPLSAPPPGLLDYTGEALAQPDVALPTPLTGPTPAWADAEGVLTTDDLLAGASQAGRVLAHPRDARHAVTLLLGVVLGGGSLVLVEQPDADALARTATAERAELLA, encoded by the coding sequence GTGACCCGAGCAGCGCGTTCCCCCGGCGAGGCCCTGCGGCTTCGCGCCTCCCGCGACGGCAACGCCCCCCTGCTCACCTGGTACGGCGCCGACGGCGCCCGCACCGAGTTGAGCGTGGCGAGCTTCGAGAACTGGGTCGCCAAGACCGTGAACCTGCTGGCCGAGTCCGACGTGGAGCCCGGCGCGGTGCTGCGCCTGGACGTGCTCCGCGACCACCCGGCGCACTGGATGGCGCTGATCTGGCCCTTCGCGGCCTGGGACGCCGGCGCGTCGGTCGACCTCACCGCGTCCGCACCCGACCTCGTGGTCACGGGCCGCTCCGCGCCCGAGCCGGCCACGTCCGCGCCCGGCTTCGCCTGCTCGCTGGACGCCTGGGCCCGCCCGCTGTCGGCGCCGCCGCCCGGCCTGCTGGACTACACCGGCGAGGCGCTGGCCCAGCCCGACGTCGCCCTGCCGACCCCGCTGACCGGCCCGACCCCCGCCTGGGCCGACGCGGAGGGCGTCCTCACCACCGACGACCTGCTCGCCGGAGCGTCGCAGGCGGGCCGCGTCCTGGCCCACCCGCGCGACGCGCGCCACGCCGTGACGCTGCTGCTGGGCGTCGTGCTGGGCGGCGGCTCGCTGGTGCTCGTCGAGCAGCCGGACGCCGACGCCCTGGCCCGCACCGCCACCGCCGAGCGCGCCGAACTGCTGGCATGA